From Chromatiales bacterium, one genomic window encodes:
- a CDS encoding 3'-5' exonuclease — MKTMVFDIETVPDVETGRRLFNLEGLPDAEVAKAMTFHRLQETGSDFLPLHLQRVVAISVVWRHRDGLKAMSLGTAESSEQELVTRFFEAIERHTPELVSWNGSGFDLPVLHYRSLLHGVQAPRYWETGDNEQAFRYNNYLSRFHWRHVDLMDVLSAFQGRSRASLNDIATMLGLPGKLGFSGDMVWDHYQRGEIEAIRDYCETDVMNTWLVYLRFQYLRGQLDAQGLAEEYQRVRRLLDASDAPHWKAFAEAWVQTDSAAVTQPPAGD; from the coding sequence ATGAAGACGATGGTGTTTGATATCGAGACTGTGCCTGATGTGGAAACCGGCCGGCGCCTGTTCAACCTTGAAGGTTTGCCGGATGCGGAAGTTGCCAAGGCCATGACCTTTCATCGTCTGCAGGAGACCGGCTCGGATTTTCTGCCGCTGCACCTGCAGCGTGTCGTCGCCATCTCGGTGGTCTGGCGGCATCGCGATGGCCTCAAGGCCATGAGCCTCGGCACTGCAGAGAGCAGCGAGCAGGAACTGGTCACGCGTTTTTTTGAAGCCATCGAGCGACATACCCCGGAACTGGTGTCCTGGAACGGCAGCGGATTCGATCTGCCGGTCCTGCACTATCGCTCACTGCTGCACGGTGTACAGGCCCCGCGCTACTGGGAAACCGGCGACAACGAGCAGGCCTTCCGCTACAACAATTATCTGAGCCGCTTTCACTGGCGCCATGTCGATCTGATGGATGTCCTTTCGGCCTTTCAGGGCCGCTCGCGCGCCAGCCTGAATGACATCGCGACCATGCTGGGCCTGCCCGGCAAGCTGGGGTTTTCCGGCGACATGGTCTGGGATCATTATCAGCGCGGTGAAATTGAAGCGATTCGTGACTATTGCGAGACGGATGTGATGAACACCTGGCTGGTGTATCTCCGTTTCCAGTATCTGCGCGGGCAGCTTGATGCGCAGGGACTGGCAGAGGAGTACCAGCGGGTGCGTCGTCTGCTCGATGCTTCCGATGCGCCGCACTGGAAGGCCTTCGCCGAAGCCTGGGTGCAGACAGATTCCGCCGCTGTTACACAGCCGCCTGCCGGGGACTGA
- a CDS encoding holo-ACP synthase codes for MIFGIGTDILRIDRIAAAYARYGERFAQRILMPEELPGFSSSGNPVRYLAMRFAAKEAIVKALGTGFANGMWLRDTGIVPDVRGKPEIVYSVRGLQVCAELGAGDGHVTLSDEAGLVVAVAVLMKA; via the coding sequence ATGATTTTCGGTATTGGTACCGATATCCTGCGGATTGACCGGATTGCAGCCGCATACGCCCGGTATGGTGAGCGATTCGCGCAGCGTATCCTGATGCCGGAGGAGTTGCCCGGGTTCAGCAGCAGCGGCAATCCGGTGCGTTATCTGGCCATGCGCTTCGCGGCCAAGGAGGCTATCGTCAAGGCCCTGGGCACCGGTTTTGCCAACGGCATGTGGTTGCGTGATACGGGCATCGTGCCGGACGTGCGCGGCAAACCGGAGATCGTGTATTCGGTACGCGGACTGCAGGTCTGTGCAGAACTCGGTGCGGGCGATGGCCACGTTACCCTGTCTGATGAGGCAGGTCTGGTTGTCGCGGTCGCCGTATTGATGAAAGCCTGA
- the pdxJ gene encoding pyridoxine 5'-phosphate synthase, producing MSPSAAMLLGVNVDHVATLRQARGTSYPDPCEAALMAERAGADSITVHLREDRRHIQDADLEVLQAQLKTHMNLELAVSAEIIAIACRIRPSDCCLVPERRAELTTEGGLDVITHFDAVVAACRRLAGEGIRAGLFIDPELRQIEAAARSGAPVIELHTGVYSGLPDGAQREKELQRLRDAARAAIAAGLEVHAGHGLNYHNVGPVAAIPEITELNIGHAIVAQALYSGMSAAVAEMKQLIRMARSP from the coding sequence ATGAGCCCGTCTGCCGCGATGCTCCTCGGTGTCAATGTCGATCACGTCGCGACCCTGCGCCAGGCGCGGGGTACATCGTATCCCGATCCCTGTGAGGCGGCTCTGATGGCAGAGCGGGCCGGTGCCGACAGCATTACCGTCCATCTGCGCGAGGATCGCCGGCATATCCAGGATGCCGACCTCGAGGTTCTGCAGGCGCAGCTGAAGACGCACATGAACCTGGAGCTGGCCGTCTCCGCGGAGATCATTGCGATTGCCTGTCGCATCCGTCCCTCCGACTGCTGCCTGGTTCCGGAGCGGCGCGCCGAGTTGACCACCGAGGGTGGTTTGGATGTGATCACGCATTTCGATGCCGTGGTGGCGGCCTGCCGGCGTCTTGCCGGGGAAGGAATCCGGGCCGGATTGTTCATCGATCCGGAGCTGCGGCAAATCGAGGCGGCAGCCCGCAGCGGTGCGCCGGTGATCGAACTGCACACGGGCGTCTATTCGGGCCTGCCGGATGGTGCGCAACGCGAAAAGGAACTGCAACGGCTGCGTGATGCAGCCCGCGCTGCCATCGCGGCCGGGCTTGAGGTGCACGCAGGGCATGGGCTCAACTATCACAATGTGGGGCCGGTTGCGGCGATACCCGAAATAACCGAACTCAATATCGGCCATGCGATCGTTGCCCAGGCGCTGTACTCCGGTATGTCGGCAGCGGTTGCGGAAATGAAGCAGCTGATCCGCATGGCGCGGTCGCCATGA
- the recO gene encoding DNA repair protein RecO — protein sequence MSAATAEFEAAFILHARPYQETSQILEVLANEHGRVGMVARGARRPASRWRSVLQPFQAVRLSWGGRGSLQTLRAAEATSPEASLQGMALMGAYYLNELILNFVRRGDPHPGLFMAYAQALDELRLGGDPEPALRRFELGLLAEVGYGLNLDHDVLNDVALDPQRNYEYRIEHGPVPAEAGQGVLVLSGLTLLAISRGELSDPGVLQSAKRLLRGVLAHYLDGRTLRTRQVLASMRRTPVVPQPS from the coding sequence GTGAGCGCTGCGACAGCCGAGTTTGAAGCGGCCTTCATCCTGCATGCGAGGCCGTATCAGGAAACCAGCCAGATCCTTGAAGTGCTGGCCAATGAACATGGCCGCGTGGGCATGGTGGCCCGCGGTGCCCGCCGGCCGGCTTCGCGCTGGCGCAGCGTGCTGCAGCCTTTTCAGGCAGTACGGCTGTCCTGGGGTGGCAGGGGCTCGCTGCAGACGCTGCGTGCTGCCGAGGCAACATCACCCGAGGCGTCGCTGCAGGGTATGGCGCTCATGGGTGCTTACTACCTGAATGAGCTGATCCTCAATTTTGTCCGGCGTGGCGATCCGCATCCCGGGCTGTTCATGGCCTATGCACAGGCGCTTGATGAGCTGCGTCTGGGTGGTGATCCCGAGCCGGCCTTGCGTCGCTTCGAGCTGGGTCTCCTGGCGGAGGTCGGTTACGGCCTGAATCTTGACCACGATGTACTCAATGACGTCGCGCTGGATCCGCAGCGTAACTATGAGTACCGCATCGAGCATGGTCCGGTACCTGCGGAGGCCGGCCAGGGGGTCCTCGTCCTGTCCGGCCTCACGCTGCTTGCCATCAGCCGCGGTGAGCTGAGTGATCCCGGTGTACTGCAGTCAGCCAAGCGGCTGTTGCGCGGAGTTCTCGCGCACTATCTGGACGGGCGCACGCTGCGCACCCGTCAGGTGCTGGCTTCAATGCGCCGCACCCCTGTGGTGCCGCAGCCGTCATGA
- the era gene encoding GTPase Era — MAEDFRTGFVAVVGRPNVGKSTLVNALVGRKISIVTPRAQTTRHAILGVLTRTDAQLLFIDTPGLHTRQRNMLNKAMNKAADSAIAGADLVMFVVEAGVWRSADDYVLEHVRKAGIPALLVVNKMDSVRPKSALLPYLEQCAGKGEFCGIIPVSAARIDNLDRLTDLAVSFLPVGPPLYPLDASTNRSMEFRIAEMVREKLLLALRQEVPYGLAVEVLMLEQKPGVVLADVAIWADRDSHKGIVVGKGGATIKEVGTAARLELEAIFGSKFYLETHVKVKSNWADSARALQQFGFETEA, encoded by the coding sequence ATGGCTGAAGATTTCCGTACTGGTTTCGTCGCCGTGGTCGGGCGCCCGAATGTGGGCAAGTCCACACTGGTCAACGCCCTGGTCGGTCGCAAGATCAGCATCGTGACGCCGCGTGCACAGACCACCCGGCATGCGATCCTCGGCGTGCTGACGCGTACCGATGCGCAGCTGCTGTTCATCGACACACCGGGACTGCATACCCGCCAGCGCAACATGCTCAACAAGGCGATGAACAAGGCGGCGGACAGCGCAATCGCCGGGGCTGATCTGGTGATGTTCGTCGTCGAGGCCGGGGTCTGGCGGTCAGCAGACGATTACGTACTCGAGCATGTCCGTAAAGCCGGAATTCCTGCACTGCTGGTCGTCAACAAGATGGATTCGGTACGGCCGAAGTCAGCCTTGCTGCCTTATCTCGAGCAGTGTGCCGGCAAGGGCGAGTTCTGCGGCATCATTCCGGTTTCTGCGGCGCGTATCGATAACCTCGACCGCTTGACCGATCTTGCGGTGTCATTCCTGCCAGTCGGGCCGCCGCTGTACCCGCTGGATGCCAGTACCAATCGCAGCATGGAGTTCCGCATCGCCGAGATGGTCCGGGAAAAGCTGCTGCTCGCACTTCGTCAGGAAGTCCCCTACGGACTGGCTGTTGAGGTGCTGATGCTGGAACAGAAGCCGGGCGTGGTGCTCGCCGACGTTGCGATCTGGGCCGACCGCGATTCCCACAAGGGTATCGTGGTTGGCAAGGGCGGTGCGACGATCAAGGAAGTGGGTACCGCTGCGCGACTCGAGCTCGAGGCAATCTTTGGCAGCAAGTTTTATCTGGAGACCCACGTCAAGGTAAAGAGTAACTGGGCAGACAGTGCCCGGGCCTTGCAACAGTTCGGTTTTGAGACGGAAGCGTGA
- the rnc gene encoding ribonuclease III translates to MKQPADWAKGTLGYPFQDVRLLGLALTHRSASAAHNERLEFLGDAVLGMVTAEVLYATYPTADEGTLSRLRARLVRRETLEEVARSVDLGRHLQLGSGETRSGGHQRGSILANALEAVIGAVFLDGGMTPARELVVRLLSSHLAGLAVDEDLRDPKTRLQEFLQGQGQALPVYTVEQVSGSAHDQLFEVVCRLEALGLTVRGKGSSRRIAEQQAAEQALREAGRDG, encoded by the coding sequence ATGAAGCAACCGGCCGACTGGGCCAAAGGCACACTCGGCTACCCGTTTCAGGATGTGCGCCTGCTCGGTCTGGCACTGACCCATCGGAGCGCTTCGGCAGCGCACAATGAGCGCCTTGAATTTCTCGGCGACGCTGTGCTTGGCATGGTGACGGCAGAAGTGCTCTATGCCACATACCCGACCGCAGACGAAGGCACGTTGAGCAGACTTCGTGCCAGGCTGGTACGACGCGAAACGCTGGAGGAAGTTGCTCGCAGCGTTGATCTCGGGCGGCATCTTCAGCTGGGCAGTGGTGAAACGCGTTCGGGTGGTCACCAGCGCGGTTCGATACTCGCGAATGCCCTGGAGGCCGTTATCGGCGCGGTGTTTCTCGATGGTGGCATGACGCCCGCCCGTGAGCTGGTGGTGCGGCTTCTCTCCAGTCACCTTGCAGGGCTTGCAGTGGATGAAGACCTGCGCGATCCCAAAACCCGCCTGCAGGAATTCCTGCAGGGTCAGGGTCAGGCGCTGCCCGTCTATACGGTCGAGCAGGTCAGCGGCTCGGCACACGACCAGCTCTTTGAAGTGGTGTGCCGGCTTGAGGCGCTGGGTCTGACGGTGCGCGGCAAAGGCTCGAGCCGCAGGATTGCCGAGCAGCAGGCGGCTGAGCAGGCGTTGCGTGAGGCGGGCCGGGATGGCTGA
- a CDS encoding DUF4845 domain-containing protein, with translation MKHRQQGMTAIGFIVIASLVAMIGYGAIRLIPVYLTQMKIVKLMKDLQDEYDGAGPTPTRLMTEIGKRLDIDAVDYPKRQDFMINKTDDGFSVVVDYEDEVPYLGNLYLTAKFRNSVEISR, from the coding sequence ATGAAACACCGCCAGCAGGGAATGACTGCCATCGGCTTTATCGTTATCGCGAGTCTGGTTGCCATGATCGGTTACGGCGCCATACGGCTGATACCTGTCTATCTGACGCAGATGAAGATCGTGAAGCTGATGAAAGATCTCCAGGATGAGTACGATGGTGCCGGTCCAACGCCGACGAGGCTGATGACCGAAATAGGCAAGCGGCTCGATATCGATGCCGTCGATTATCCAAAGCGCCAGGATTTCATGATCAACAAGACCGATGACGGCTTTAGCGTCGTAGTCGACTATGAGGATGAAGTGCCATATCTGGGCAATCTGTACCTGACCGCCAAGTTCCGCAACAGCGTCGAGATCAGCAGATGA
- the lepB gene encoding signal peptidase I — MLGYALFWNGSAVDVDFALVLVCATALTGVVWALDAVWFRRRRLGRSPEAKESLLVEYSRSFFPVLLVVLVVRSFLFEPFRIPSSSMMPTLLVGDFIFVNKFAYGLRLPVLNSKILDLGAPQRGDVVVFRLPSDPSTNYIKRLVGLPGDAVTYLHGQVFINGQPVPVSVIGPYQGGDQDDSLLGEEKLGMVDHNVLWMPGRGSREGTFIVPPGHYFMMGDNRDNSRDSRYEGVGMIPDANIAGHAVRIWMNWDFSHMPRWQRIGQSIH; from the coding sequence ATGTTAGGCTATGCGCTCTTTTGGAACGGGTCGGCGGTAGACGTGGATTTTGCACTTGTACTGGTATGTGCGACTGCCTTGACCGGCGTCGTCTGGGCCCTGGATGCAGTCTGGTTTCGTCGGCGGCGACTCGGCCGCTCACCTGAGGCAAAAGAGTCCCTGCTGGTCGAGTACTCCCGCTCCTTTTTTCCCGTTCTGCTCGTGGTGCTGGTCGTCCGGTCTTTTCTGTTCGAGCCGTTCCGGATTCCATCGAGTTCCATGATGCCGACCCTGCTGGTCGGCGATTTCATATTCGTCAACAAGTTTGCCTACGGGCTGCGGCTGCCGGTACTGAACAGCAAGATTCTCGATCTTGGTGCACCTCAACGCGGCGACGTCGTGGTATTCCGCCTGCCGTCTGACCCTTCCACGAACTACATCAAGCGCCTCGTCGGCCTGCCGGGCGATGCGGTGACTTATCTGCATGGCCAGGTATTCATCAATGGTCAGCCGGTACCGGTCAGCGTCATTGGCCCTTATCAGGGTGGCGACCAGGATGACTCTCTGCTGGGCGAGGAGAAGCTCGGTATGGTTGATCACAATGTGCTGTGGATGCCGGGCAGGGGCAGCCGGGAAGGGACGTTTATCGTGCCGCCAGGTCACTATTTCATGATGGGCGACAACCGGGACAACAGCCGCGACAGCCGCTATGAGGGTGTGGGCATGATTCCTGACGCCAATATCGCGGGCCACGCCGTGCGTATCTGGATGAACTGGGATTTTTCGCACATGCCGCGCTGGCAGCGTATAGGACAATCGATCCACTGA
- a CDS encoding glutaredoxin family protein, with amino-acid sequence MYSRDGCHLCEFMMEELERLYGTRVCVKVLDVDSRDDWRQMYGLKVPVLSHLDQVICFGRLDRAALNAVLNG; translated from the coding sequence TTGTACAGCCGTGACGGCTGCCATCTCTGTGAGTTCATGATGGAGGAGCTTGAGCGCCTGTATGGCACCCGGGTCTGTGTCAAGGTACTCGATGTGGACAGTCGGGATGACTGGCGGCAAATGTATGGCCTCAAGGTGCCGGTGCTGAGTCACCTGGATCAGGTTATCTGCTTCGGCCGGCTTGACCGGGCTGCGTTAAACGCAGTGCTGAACGGATAG
- a CDS encoding MucB/RseB C-terminal domain-containing protein, which yields MTHWPGGTRQALLCAVGGLVCVLGFPAWADSEPQNWLGRMEHALSSLNYEGTLVQMHGDEASIMHIVHRVDGGESAERITAMDEVGREIIRRGEEVTCIFPDQRTVTVGRRGNGQNGTSPLQQQFPDDIRFDDNYYRFAIASGGRLVGRLTWMITVKPMDQFRYGYRLWLDRSTAMPLKVQISAEDDSVVEQLLFSEISLPEQIPAAALEPSVGTDGFTWRRSDMPASPGSTGPVSAVEPVWRAVSLPPGFWLRTVRSLQVEGGNRPMEHLVYTDGIASVSVFIEANVPNAEQGEGVSRMGAANAYTAVTGGHLVTAVGEVPARTAELIARSLQVTGTAPVAKDLRQ from the coding sequence ATGACGCATTGGCCAGGCGGTACGCGACAGGCCTTGCTTTGTGCTGTTGGCGGCCTGGTGTGCGTACTCGGGTTCCCCGCGTGGGCTGACAGTGAACCGCAGAACTGGCTCGGGCGGATGGAGCACGCCCTCAGCAGTCTCAACTATGAAGGTACGCTGGTGCAGATGCATGGCGACGAGGCTTCCATCATGCATATCGTCCACCGTGTCGATGGTGGCGAAAGTGCCGAGCGTATTACGGCGATGGACGAGGTCGGTCGCGAGATCATTCGCCGGGGCGAGGAAGTCACCTGCATTTTTCCTGACCAGCGCACAGTGACCGTCGGCCGGCGCGGCAATGGCCAGAACGGCACCAGTCCCCTGCAGCAGCAGTTTCCGGACGATATCCGCTTCGACGACAATTACTACCGGTTTGCGATTGCGAGCGGCGGCCGGCTGGTCGGCCGGTTGACGTGGATGATCACGGTCAAGCCGATGGACCAGTTTCGTTATGGTTATCGGCTCTGGCTTGATCGCAGTACTGCCATGCCACTGAAGGTGCAGATTTCTGCCGAAGACGATTCTGTGGTCGAACAACTGCTGTTCTCGGAAATTTCACTGCCCGAGCAGATTCCTGCCGCGGCACTGGAACCGTCCGTCGGCACGGATGGATTTACATGGCGTCGTTCGGACATGCCTGCATCCCCGGGATCAACCGGTCCGGTGAGCGCCGTCGAGCCGGTCTGGCGCGCCGTATCGCTGCCGCCCGGCTTCTGGTTGCGTACGGTCCGTTCACTGCAGGTCGAGGGTGGAAACAGGCCGATGGAACACCTCGTCTATACGGACGGTATCGCCAGTGTATCGGTGTTCATCGAGGCTAATGTGCCCAACGCAGAGCAGGGGGAGGGGGTGTCGCGGATGGGCGCCGCCAATGCCTATACGGCGGTGACCGGGGGCCATCTCGTGACTGCCGTCGGCGAGGTTCCGGCGCGTACGGCGGAATTGATTGCCAGGTCGCTGCAGGTGACCGGGACCGCTCCCGTAGCCAAAGACCTGCGGCAATAG
- a CDS encoding sigma-E factor negative regulatory protein: protein MSKVPEAMPDIVAEQLSAWLDDELPGAELELLMARLAQNTQQRSRLGRYGLIGATLRGGYPVPDARQLSDRVRRALEADLPIAADSLPAATAPDRRWQDNIVPFAAAATVLLTLFVMATLRSPEPAPVVAMQTNRASMFIPAAATSGRWRQPQFADRTPLSRQRLTDYLVWHGEYTGAIAVQAAESRIVNDRGYAAAVRTHFEYPVK from the coding sequence ATGAGCAAGGTACCCGAAGCCATGCCGGATATCGTTGCTGAACAGTTGTCTGCATGGCTCGATGATGAGTTACCCGGTGCCGAGCTCGAGCTGCTGATGGCCCGGCTTGCCCAGAACACCCAACAGCGCAGCCGACTCGGACGATACGGGCTGATAGGCGCCACGCTGCGCGGTGGGTATCCCGTACCCGATGCACGACAGCTGAGTGATCGGGTGCGCCGTGCGCTGGAGGCTGATTTGCCGATTGCTGCGGACAGCTTGCCTGCAGCGACTGCCCCGGATCGTCGCTGGCAGGACAATATCGTGCCTTTTGCCGCAGCCGCAACCGTCTTGCTGACGCTCTTTGTGATGGCGACGCTCAGGAGTCCGGAGCCCGCACCAGTCGTGGCAATGCAGACGAACAGGGCGAGCATGTTCATCCCGGCGGCTGCCACTTCAGGACGTTGGCGTCAGCCGCAATTTGCGGATCGGACGCCGCTGTCGCGACAGCGTTTGACCGATTATCTGGTCTGGCACGGTGAATATACCGGTGCAATTGCAGTACAGGCGGCGGAGTCACGCATAGTCAACGATCGTGGCTACGCAGCCGCTGTGCGTACGCACTTTGAGTATCCGGTGAAATGA
- the rpoE gene encoding RNA polymerase sigma factor RpoE produces the protein MAATDGDQLLVERAQGGDRGAFDLLVLKYQQKIVKLVMRFVHDPTDALDVSQEAFIKAYRALPSFRGESAFYTWLYRIAINAAKNHLAAAKRRPPEQELDSQDPDYYASDARLRDEESPEGLVMQEQLRQTIARAMAGLPDELRTAIVLREIEGLSYEEIAQAMDCPVGTVRSRIFRAREAIDACIRPLVN, from the coding sequence ATGGCAGCAACCGACGGTGACCAGCTTCTCGTAGAGCGTGCCCAGGGTGGTGACCGGGGCGCATTCGACCTGCTGGTTCTCAAGTACCAACAGAAGATCGTCAAGCTCGTGATGCGTTTTGTGCATGACCCGACCGATGCGCTGGATGTTTCCCAGGAAGCCTTCATCAAGGCCTACCGGGCCTTGCCTTCGTTCCGTGGCGAGAGCGCCTTTTATACGTGGTTGTACCGAATTGCCATCAACGCCGCAAAGAACCATCTTGCCGCAGCCAAGCGCAGGCCGCCCGAACAGGAACTCGACAGCCAGGATCCGGATTACTACGCAAGTGATGCCCGTTTGCGTGACGAGGAATCGCCGGAGGGGCTCGTCATGCAGGAGCAGTTACGCCAGACCATCGCGCGGGCGATGGCTGGTCTGCCGGACGAACTGCGAACAGCGATCGTACTGCGGGAGATCGAAGGTTTGAGCTACGAAGAAATAGCACAGGCGATGGATTGTCCGGTCGGTACGGTTCGTTCACGGATATTTCGGGCGCGCGAAGCGATCGATGCCTGCATCCGGCCACTGGTCAACTGA